A stretch of the Luteimonas sp. JM171 genome encodes the following:
- a CDS encoding autotransporter domain-containing protein produces the protein MSQRRSRLVPAILASAVALAASPAFAAEGQFSRTVFFGDSLTDGGFFRPLLPPEVQAVTGQFTTNPGWVWAQHLAERYGTDASANGNGQSGDNYAVGGARVAEDVIGDLGPTPSVVSQVQSFMGAGGVDPDALYTVWGGANDVFAVAAGAPPEQTIGTAVAAQIGAIGALQGAGARYVLVPNLPDMGITPAARAQGPVAQGQLTALASAYNDALFGGLAANNLRVIPLDTFSFLREVAANPAEFGFANVTASACDPASAPSALLCSPASYVQPDAAKTWLFADGVHPTDAGHAALADFAASVLEAPALVAAMPQAAGATGRARIERVAWHLDGLPEAGGWWFDVSGNYLRRGDGEFHDGFGPALTAGVDWVSGNAVFGVYAGYGETRQHWGLNRGDFSYEDVGIGAHASWFADNGAWVTGQAGWSELEFDAHRRAVIGGGARSHRGSTDGERLALAVHGGWDFQRGNLRHGPVASLVWQQIDMDGFAESDAALSTSLAYPDQDFDSLIGSLGWQVARAGEGAVRPYARFTWDHEFEDAPEDAFAIAQTMAGTGVYAVPTHGADDSYGTVTLGARMGMFGLDANVGISGTVSHAGGGNAAVFLSLGRGF, from the coding sequence ATGAGCCAACGCCGTTCCCGCCTCGTCCCCGCCATCCTTGCCAGTGCGGTCGCCCTCGCGGCCAGCCCGGCGTTTGCCGCGGAAGGCCAGTTTTCACGCACCGTGTTTTTCGGCGACAGCCTGACCGACGGCGGGTTCTTCCGGCCGCTGCTGCCGCCGGAGGTGCAGGCGGTGACGGGGCAGTTCACCACCAACCCGGGCTGGGTCTGGGCGCAACACCTGGCCGAGCGCTACGGCACCGACGCGTCTGCCAACGGAAATGGCCAGTCTGGCGACAACTATGCCGTTGGGGGAGCGCGGGTGGCCGAAGACGTGATTGGCGACCTGGGGCCGACGCCGTCGGTGGTCAGCCAGGTGCAGTCCTTCATGGGTGCGGGCGGGGTTGATCCGGACGCGCTGTACACGGTGTGGGGCGGCGCCAACGACGTGTTCGCGGTGGCCGCGGGCGCGCCGCCGGAGCAGACCATCGGCACCGCGGTCGCGGCGCAGATCGGCGCGATCGGCGCCCTCCAGGGCGCCGGTGCGCGCTACGTGCTGGTGCCGAACCTGCCGGACATGGGCATCACCCCTGCCGCGCGCGCCCAGGGCCCGGTCGCGCAGGGGCAGCTGACCGCCCTCGCCTCGGCCTACAACGACGCGCTGTTCGGCGGCCTGGCGGCCAACAACCTGCGGGTGATCCCGCTGGATACCTTCAGCTTCCTGCGCGAGGTGGCGGCGAACCCGGCCGAGTTCGGCTTTGCCAACGTCACCGCCAGCGCCTGTGATCCGGCCAGCGCGCCCTCGGCGCTGCTCTGCAGCCCCGCCAGCTATGTCCAGCCCGATGCAGCCAAGACCTGGCTGTTCGCCGATGGCGTGCATCCGACCGACGCTGGCCATGCGGCGCTGGCGGACTTCGCGGCGTCGGTGCTGGAGGCACCGGCGCTGGTGGCGGCAATGCCGCAGGCGGCCGGTGCCACGGGGCGGGCCCGCATCGAGCGCGTGGCCTGGCACCTGGACGGCCTGCCTGAGGCCGGAGGCTGGTGGTTCGACGTTTCCGGCAACTACCTGCGCCGCGGCGACGGTGAATTTCACGATGGCTTCGGCCCGGCATTGACGGCGGGCGTGGACTGGGTGAGCGGCAACGCGGTGTTCGGCGTGTACGCCGGCTACGGCGAGACGCGCCAGCACTGGGGCCTGAACCGCGGGGATTTCAGCTATGAGGACGTGGGCATCGGGGCCCACGCCAGCTGGTTCGCCGACAACGGCGCGTGGGTCACCGGCCAGGCCGGCTGGTCGGAGCTGGAGTTCGACGCCCACCGGCGGGCGGTGATCGGCGGCGGCGCGCGCAGCCACCGCGGCTCCACCGACGGCGAGCGGCTGGCGCTGGCGGTGCACGGCGGCTGGGATTTCCAGCGCGGCAACCTTCGCCACGGGCCGGTGGCTTCGCTGGTGTGGCAGCAGATCGACATGGACGGCTTTGCTGAAAGCGATGCCGCCCTGTCCACCTCGCTGGCCTATCCGGACCAGGACTTTGATTCGCTGATCGGCAGCCTGGGCTGGCAGGTGGCGCGGGCCGGCGAGGGCGCGGTGCGTCCGTATGCCCGCTTCACCTGGGACCATGAATTCGAGGATGCGCCGGAAGACGCCTTCGCCATCGCCCAGACCATGGCCGGCACCGGTGTGTACGCGGTGCCGACCCATGGTGCCGACGACAGCTATGGCACCGTGACCCTGGGCGCGCGCATGGGCATGTTCGGCCTGGATGCCAACGTGGGCATCAGCGGCACCGTCAGCCACGCCGGCGGCGGCAACGCCGCCGTGTTCCTCAGCCTGGGCCGCGGTTTCTGA
- a CDS encoding glutamate-5-semialdehyde dehydrogenase: MSYIRSLAARAREASHAIAALEPERRAGLLRAMARAVDAGRAQILSANAGDMQRAEAAGTTGAMLDRLMLDDSRIDGIVQAINEIADLPDPVGQVTRSETHDNGMKVEKVRIPLGLIAMIYEARPNVTADAAALCLRAGNAVLLRGGSEARESNIALARCLHAALAEFDLPAEAVALVEDTAREHVLELLQLTDLVDLAIPRGGERLIRFVAENARVPVIKHYKGVCHLYVDAAADHDTATRLAVDGKLSRPGVCNALETMLVHADIAREWLPNALATLARGGAEIRGCERTRALFPEAKAAADEDFDAEYLAPVLAVRVVDSIDDAIAHVQRHSSDHTETICTTDQRAADRFVSAIRSSAVMVNASSRFNDGGQLGLGAEIGISTTRLHAYGPMGLESLTIERWVVRGDGQVRHPQLQPEQAKAA; the protein is encoded by the coding sequence ATGTCCTATATCCGCTCCCTTGCAGCGCGTGCGCGCGAGGCTTCCCACGCGATCGCCGCGCTTGAACCCGAACGCCGCGCAGGCCTGCTGCGCGCCATGGCCAGGGCCGTTGATGCCGGCCGCGCGCAGATCCTGTCCGCCAACGCCGGAGACATGCAGCGCGCCGAAGCCGCCGGCACCACCGGTGCGATGCTCGACCGGCTGATGCTGGATGATTCGCGCATCGACGGCATCGTGCAGGCGATCAACGAAATCGCCGACCTGCCCGACCCGGTCGGCCAGGTCACCCGCAGCGAAACCCACGACAACGGGATGAAGGTCGAGAAGGTGCGCATCCCGCTGGGGCTGATCGCCATGATCTACGAGGCGCGCCCGAACGTGACCGCCGATGCCGCCGCGCTGTGCCTGCGCGCGGGCAACGCGGTGCTGCTGCGCGGCGGCTCGGAAGCGCGCGAAAGCAACATCGCGCTCGCCCGCTGCCTGCATGCGGCGCTGGCCGAATTCGACCTGCCGGCCGAGGCCGTGGCGCTGGTGGAAGACACCGCGCGCGAACACGTGCTGGAGCTGCTGCAGCTCACCGACCTGGTGGACCTGGCGATCCCGCGCGGCGGCGAGCGCCTGATCCGCTTCGTGGCCGAGAACGCCCGGGTGCCGGTGATCAAGCACTACAAGGGCGTGTGCCACCTGTACGTGGACGCCGCCGCCGACCACGACACCGCCACCCGCCTGGCAGTGGACGGCAAGCTCTCACGCCCGGGGGTGTGCAACGCGCTGGAAACGATGCTGGTGCACGCAGACATCGCCAGGGAGTGGCTGCCCAACGCGCTGGCCACCCTGGCCAGGGGCGGCGCGGAGATCCGTGGCTGCGAGCGCACCCGCGCCCTGTTCCCCGAGGCCAAGGCAGCAGCGGACGAGGACTTCGACGCCGAATACCTGGCGCCCGTGCTTGCGGTACGCGTTGTCGATTCCATCGATGACGCCATCGCCCACGTCCAGCGCCACAGCTCGGACCACACCGAGACCATCTGCACCACCGACCAGCGCGCGGCCGACCGCTTCGTCTCCGCCATCCGCAGCTCGGCGGTGATGGTCAACGCCTCCTCGCGCTTCAACGATGGCGGCCAGCTGGGGCTGGGCGCGGAGATCGGCATCTCCACCACCCGCCTGCACGCCTATGGCCCGATGGGCCTGGAATCGCTCACCATCGAACGCTGGGTGGTGCGCGGCGACGGCCAGGTGCGCCACCCGCAGTTGCAGCCGGAGCAGGCGAAGGCCGCCTGA
- a CDS encoding MFS transporter produces the protein MTSPVPPASRFGRFRSALSASPPLWWALLYFFCLLCGYYVLRPVRDAMGASRDPAAVFPAWLLEWAAARGVDLGEYTLQALFSGTFIAMLALQPVYGGLVARFPRRVFLPVVYLVFIACLVGFWWAFDTGTSGRGAVFFIFIAVFNLFAVMVFWSFMADVFDNEHAKQVYGYIGAGGTIGALSGPAITRLLVEHIGVANLLLVSAGFLSLCLLCIIKLRPWAVKRELENAEQSGEQAMGGSVWAGLVLVWRDPLLRALAMLMFFGVGIGTLLYNEQAAIVRAYFPTAEAATRFYSTLDWAVNGLTIVIQLFATRWLLRRYGVAPLLLLPAIAILIGFSLLAMSPLPLLVAAVQVMTRASEFSLNKPARETLYTRMDRESRYKAKAVIDTAIYRGGDVTFVWIHKALAAFGSGIVFLFGVGIALGFSFSAWRVVREQRRLPEQSSEAKGEAARPTA, from the coding sequence GTGACCAGTCCCGTGCCACCTGCATCCCGTTTCGGGCGTTTCCGCTCGGCGCTTTCGGCGTCGCCGCCCCTGTGGTGGGCGCTGCTGTACTTCTTCTGCCTGCTGTGCGGCTACTACGTCCTGCGGCCGGTGCGCGATGCCATGGGCGCGTCCCGCGATCCGGCGGCGGTCTTCCCCGCCTGGCTGCTGGAATGGGCGGCCGCGCGCGGCGTGGACCTGGGCGAATACACCCTGCAGGCGCTGTTCTCCGGCACCTTCATTGCCATGCTGGCGCTGCAGCCCGTGTACGGCGGGCTAGTGGCGCGGTTCCCGCGGCGGGTGTTCCTGCCGGTGGTGTACCTCGTCTTCATTGCCTGCCTGGTCGGGTTCTGGTGGGCGTTCGACACCGGCACCTCCGGACGCGGCGCGGTGTTCTTCATCTTCATCGCGGTGTTCAACCTGTTCGCGGTGATGGTGTTCTGGAGCTTCATGGCCGACGTGTTCGACAACGAGCACGCCAAGCAGGTCTACGGCTACATTGGAGCCGGCGGCACCATCGGAGCGCTGTCCGGGCCGGCGATCACGCGCCTGCTGGTCGAGCACATCGGGGTGGCGAACCTGCTGTTGGTGTCTGCCGGATTCCTCTCGCTGTGCCTGCTGTGCATCATCAAGCTGCGGCCGTGGGCGGTGAAGCGCGAGCTCGAAAACGCCGAGCAGAGCGGCGAACAGGCCATGGGCGGTTCGGTGTGGGCGGGACTGGTGCTGGTGTGGCGCGACCCGCTGCTTCGCGCGCTGGCCATGCTGATGTTCTTTGGCGTGGGCATCGGCACCCTGCTGTACAACGAGCAGGCGGCGATCGTGCGGGCCTATTTCCCCACCGCCGAGGCGGCCACCCGGTTCTACTCCACGCTCGACTGGGCGGTGAACGGGCTGACCATCGTGATCCAGCTGTTCGCGACCCGCTGGCTGCTGCGCCGCTACGGCGTGGCGCCGCTGCTGCTGCTGCCGGCGATCGCGATCCTCATCGGCTTCTCGCTGCTGGCGATGTCGCCGCTGCCGCTGCTGGTGGCGGCGGTGCAGGTGATGACGCGCGCCAGCGAGTTCTCGCTGAACAAGCCGGCGCGCGAGACGCTGTACACGCGCATGGACCGGGAGTCGCGCTACAAGGCCAAGGCGGTGATCGATACCGCGATCTACCGCGGCGGCGACGTCACCTTCGTGTGGATCCACAAGGCCCTGGCGGCGTTTGGGTCGGGCATCGTGTTCCTGTTCGGCGTGGGCATCGCGCTGGGCTTCAGCTTCAGCGCCTGGCGCGTGGTGCGCGAACAGCGCCGCCTGCCGGAGCAGAGCAGCGAGGCGAAGGGGGAAGCCGCGCGCCCGACTGCCTGA
- the thiS gene encoding sulfur carrier protein ThiS: protein MEIMLNGNPLPLQDGTTVTALLESQQLGERRVAVEINGEIVPRGRHAEHVLAAGDTVEIVHALGGG from the coding sequence ATGGAAATCATGCTCAATGGCAACCCCCTCCCCCTGCAGGACGGCACCACCGTGACGGCCCTGCTCGAGTCGCAGCAGCTGGGTGAGCGGCGGGTTGCGGTGGAAATCAACGGCGAGATCGTGCCGCGAGGCCGGCACGCCGAACACGTGCTGGCGGCCGGCGACACCGTCGAGATCGTGCATGCGCTGGGCGGCGGTTGA
- a CDS encoding DUF6165 family protein, which yields MKVGSILMPMSIGELLDKITILEIKSERIADDNKRRNVETELHGLTAIWDGLRGRYPGVEELKQGLKAANEAMWDVQDGLREREAAKNFDDEFIRLACAVGRENAVRVGIKNDINRLVGSSFIDEKEYQADAGRPQGKDS from the coding sequence ATGAAAGTGGGTTCGATCCTGATGCCGATGTCGATCGGCGAACTGCTCGACAAGATCACCATCCTGGAGATCAAGTCCGAGCGCATCGCCGACGACAACAAGCGTCGCAACGTTGAAACCGAGCTGCACGGCCTGACCGCGATCTGGGACGGGCTGCGCGGGCGGTACCCCGGCGTGGAGGAACTCAAGCAGGGGCTGAAGGCCGCCAACGAGGCGATGTGGGACGTGCAGGATGGCCTGCGCGAGCGCGAGGCGGCAAAGAACTTCGACGACGAGTTCATCCGCCTGGCCTGCGCCGTCGGCCGCGAGAACGCGGTGCGCGTGGGGATCAAGAACGACATCAACCGGCTGGTGGGCTCTTCCTTCATCGACGAAAAGGAATACCAGGCGGACGCCGGCCGGCCGCAAGGCAAGGATTCCTGA
- a CDS encoding TetR/AcrR family transcriptional regulator encodes MEKAAPGKKKPTNKPKERNSRLSAEDWAQAALDLIAEQGVAAVAVEPLARRLGVTKGSFYWHFPSRDALLQAALERWETGEQEAIFGALEAITDPHERLRGLILMVASEMQTHVIYSALLQALDHPIVQPVIGRVSERRLEYLTASFRQVGFDRPQAQHRARLAYSAYVGFLQLQLQLPQSRLDHETYEQYIGHVMQTLIPA; translated from the coding sequence ATGGAAAAAGCCGCTCCGGGCAAGAAGAAGCCGACCAACAAGCCAAAGGAGCGCAACAGCCGCCTCAGCGCCGAAGACTGGGCCCAGGCGGCGCTTGACCTGATCGCCGAGCAGGGCGTCGCCGCGGTGGCGGTGGAGCCGCTCGCGCGCCGGCTGGGTGTCACCAAGGGCAGCTTCTACTGGCATTTCCCTTCCCGCGATGCGCTGCTGCAGGCTGCGCTGGAGCGTTGGGAAACCGGGGAGCAGGAGGCGATCTTCGGCGCCCTGGAAGCCATCACTGATCCCCATGAACGCCTGCGCGGCCTGATCCTGATGGTCGCGTCGGAAATGCAGACGCACGTGATCTACAGCGCGCTGCTGCAGGCGCTGGACCACCCGATCGTGCAGCCGGTGATCGGCCGGGTATCCGAGCGCCGGCTGGAATACCTCACCGCTTCCTTCCGGCAGGTCGGCTTCGACCGCCCGCAGGCGCAGCATCGCGCGCGCCTGGCGTACAGCGCCTACGTCGGCTTCCTCCAGCTGCAGCTCCAGCTGCCGCAGTCGCGGCTCGACCACGAGACCTACGAGCAGTACATCGGCCACGTGATGCAGACGCTGATCCCGGCCTGA
- a CDS encoding acyl-CoA dehydrogenase, with translation MSAVVPFLLLILTGAFAAYHRLRLATWVAIAVAALVAGWLLGASTTATAVAAVLLALVSLPLLLAPVRKALITAPLLKFFRKVLPPLSQTERIALETGSVGFEGELFTGDPDWETLLSYPKPELTAEEQAFLDGPVEELCRMVDEWQINHVQADLPPELWDFIKKHRFFGMIIPKEYGGLGFSALAHHKVIQKLSTASSVVSSTVGVPNSLGPGELLMHYGTPEQKEYYLPRLAVGEEVPCFALTGPFAGSDATSIPDFGIVCKGEWNGAQVLGVRLTFDKRYITLAPVSTLIGLAFRMYDPDGLIGDRRDIGITLALMPRDTPGVDAGRRHFPLNSPFQNGPVRGKDVFIPLSQLIGGVDMAGMGWNMLNECLAVGRSITLPSTASGGVKFAAVVAGAYARIRKQFGLSIGRFEGVEEALSRIGGKAYAASALSQATAAAVDRGDVPSVPSAIAKYHCTEMGRQVAGDFMDIVGGKGIILGPRNIGGRAWQASPIAITVEGANIMTRSLLIFGQGAILCHPWVMKEMKAAQDPDEARGLVEFDRNLFGHIGFAISNAVRSFWFGITGSKIGKAPGDGYTRRYFRKLDRYSANLALMADVSMLMLGGKLKFKESLSGRLGDVLSHLYMTSAMLKRYHDEGAPEAEQPLLAWAFHDSVHKIETALSAALRNFPIRPVGWLMWALVFPLGRRAVAPGDRLSHRVASLLMNPGPARERLGQGVYLTPAPNNPGGRINSYLAKAIAAEPVERKFLKALKNSDIEALDFASQLEEGVREGWITEAEREQLQELRELTLDAISVDDFDTEELRSAGYRATREERETA, from the coding sequence ATGAGCGCTGTGGTTCCCTTCCTCCTCCTGATCCTCACCGGCGCGTTTGCCGCCTACCACCGCCTGCGCCTGGCCACGTGGGTCGCGATCGCGGTGGCGGCGCTCGTCGCCGGCTGGCTGCTTGGCGCCAGCACCACGGCCACCGCAGTGGCGGCGGTGCTGCTGGCCCTGGTCAGCCTGCCGCTGCTGCTGGCGCCGGTGCGCAAGGCGCTCATCACCGCGCCGCTGCTGAAGTTCTTCCGCAAGGTGCTGCCGCCGCTGTCGCAGACCGAGCGGATTGCGCTGGAAACCGGCTCGGTCGGATTCGAGGGCGAGCTGTTCACCGGCGATCCCGACTGGGAGACCCTGCTGTCATATCCGAAGCCCGAGCTGACCGCGGAGGAGCAGGCGTTCCTCGATGGCCCGGTGGAAGAACTGTGCAGGATGGTGGACGAATGGCAGATCAACCATGTCCAGGCCGACCTGCCGCCCGAGCTCTGGGATTTCATCAAGAAACACCGCTTCTTCGGCATGATCATCCCGAAGGAATACGGCGGGCTGGGTTTTTCCGCGCTCGCCCACCACAAGGTCATCCAGAAGCTGTCCACCGCTTCCAGCGTGGTCAGTTCGACGGTGGGCGTGCCCAACTCGCTGGGCCCCGGCGAGCTGCTGATGCACTACGGCACGCCCGAGCAGAAGGAGTACTACCTGCCGCGCCTGGCCGTTGGCGAAGAAGTGCCCTGCTTCGCCCTGACCGGCCCGTTCGCCGGCTCCGACGCGACCTCGATCCCGGACTTCGGCATCGTCTGCAAGGGCGAGTGGAACGGTGCCCAGGTGCTGGGCGTGCGGCTCACCTTCGACAAGCGCTACATCACCCTGGCGCCGGTCTCGACGCTGATCGGGCTGGCCTTCCGCATGTACGACCCGGACGGGTTGATCGGCGACAGGCGCGACATCGGCATCACCCTTGCGCTGATGCCGCGTGACACCCCGGGCGTGGATGCCGGGCGCCGCCACTTCCCGCTCAACTCGCCGTTCCAGAATGGGCCGGTGCGTGGCAAGGATGTCTTCATCCCGCTCAGCCAGCTGATCGGCGGCGTGGACATGGCCGGCATGGGCTGGAACATGCTCAACGAGTGCCTGGCCGTGGGCCGCTCGATCACCCTGCCCTCCACCGCCAGCGGCGGCGTGAAGTTCGCGGCGGTGGTGGCCGGCGCCTATGCGCGCATCCGCAAACAGTTCGGGCTGTCGATCGGCCGCTTCGAGGGCGTGGAGGAAGCGCTGTCGCGCATCGGCGGCAAGGCCTACGCGGCCAGCGCGCTGTCGCAGGCGACCGCGGCCGCGGTGGACCGCGGTGACGTGCCGTCGGTGCCTTCGGCGATCGCCAAGTACCACTGCACCGAGATGGGCCGCCAGGTGGCCGGCGACTTCATGGACATCGTCGGCGGCAAGGGCATCATCCTGGGGCCGCGCAACATCGGCGGGCGCGCCTGGCAGGCCTCGCCGATCGCGATCACCGTGGAAGGCGCCAACATCATGACCCGCAGCCTGCTGATCTTCGGGCAGGGCGCGATCCTGTGCCACCCGTGGGTGATGAAGGAAATGAAGGCGGCGCAGGATCCGGACGAGGCGCGCGGGCTGGTGGAGTTCGACCGCAACCTGTTCGGCCACATCGGGTTTGCGATCTCCAACGCGGTGCGCTCGTTCTGGTTCGGCATCACCGGCTCGAAGATCGGCAAGGCCCCGGGCGACGGCTACACCCGCCGCTACTTCCGCAAGCTGGACCGCTACTCCGCCAACCTGGCGCTGATGGCCGACGTGTCGATGCTGATGCTCGGCGGCAAGCTCAAGTTCAAGGAGTCGCTGTCCGGGCGCCTGGGCGACGTGCTCAGCCACCTGTACATGACCAGCGCCATGCTCAAGCGCTATCACGACGAGGGCGCGCCCGAGGCCGAGCAGCCGCTGCTGGCCTGGGCGTTCCACGACAGCGTCCACAAGATCGAGACCGCGCTCTCGGCCGCCCTGCGCAACTTCCCGATCCGCCCGGTGGGCTGGCTGATGTGGGCGCTGGTGTTCCCACTGGGCCGCCGCGCGGTGGCCCCGGGCGACCGCCTGAGCCATCGGGTCGCCTCGCTGCTGATGAATCCCGGCCCCGCGCGCGAGCGCCTCGGCCAGGGGGTCTATCTCACCCCAGCCCCCAACAACCCCGGCGGCCGCATCAACAGCTACCTGGCCAAGGCCATCGCTGCCGAGCCGGTGGAACGCAAGTTCCTCAAGGCGTTGAAGAACAGCGACATCGAGGCGCTGGACTTCGCGTCCCAGCTGGAAGAAGGCGTGCGCGAAGGCTGGATCACCGAAGCCGAGCGCGAGCAGCTGCAGGAACTGCGCGAGCTCACCCTGGATGCAATCAGCGTGGACGACTTCGACACTGAAGAGCTGCGCTCGGCGGGCTACCGCGCCACGCGGGAAGAGCGCGAGACGGCCTGA
- the proB gene encoding glutamate 5-kinase translates to MQEDDPQPHPFPEQALPPWRRAVIKVGSSLLTDGRGELGRHNAAALAGLIARFRDQGREVLLVSSGAVAAGRGLMAQRRGGMIQRQALASLGQTPMLALWQDLIDEPVAQVLLSHDDLRNRRRYLNAQATLQELLHHGALPIVNENDTVAVDELKLGDNDNLAAAVATLVDADVLLIATDIHGLYSGHPGRDPSARPLPLVKCITPEVMAMASGGAGRLGTGGMATKLEAASKAAAAGIDTALFCGHDPRALGALADDRLLGTRIPAHGPRLLARKLWLRHQPASRNRVRIDDGACQALASRGASLLPGGVTGVEGDFSSRAVVDLVSEQGRRIGRGLVQYHASDLQRIAGCHSEEIEDVLGFHNGDTVIRRDDLVLFDQAAATH, encoded by the coding sequence ATGCAGGAAGACGATCCACAACCCCACCCATTCCCCGAGCAGGCGCTGCCCCCGTGGCGGCGCGCCGTCATCAAGGTGGGCAGCAGCCTGCTGACCGACGGCCGCGGCGAGCTCGGCCGCCACAATGCCGCTGCCCTCGCCGGCTTGATCGCGCGCTTCCGCGACCAGGGCCGCGAAGTACTGCTGGTGTCCTCGGGCGCGGTCGCTGCCGGCCGCGGCCTGATGGCCCAGCGCCGCGGCGGCATGATCCAGCGTCAGGCGCTCGCCTCGCTCGGCCAGACCCCGATGCTGGCACTGTGGCAGGACCTGATCGACGAGCCGGTGGCCCAGGTGCTGTTGAGCCACGACGACCTGCGCAACCGCCGCCGCTATCTCAACGCCCAGGCCACGCTGCAGGAGCTGTTGCATCACGGCGCCCTGCCGATCGTCAACGAGAACGACACCGTGGCCGTGGACGAATTGAAGCTGGGCGACAACGACAACCTGGCCGCCGCCGTGGCCACCCTGGTGGACGCCGACGTGCTGCTGATCGCCACCGACATCCACGGCCTGTACAGCGGCCATCCTGGACGCGACCCCAGCGCACGGCCGCTGCCGCTGGTGAAGTGCATCACTCCCGAGGTGATGGCCATGGCCTCCGGCGGGGCCGGCCGCCTGGGCACCGGCGGCATGGCGACCAAGCTCGAGGCCGCGAGCAAGGCCGCGGCCGCCGGGATCGATACCGCGCTGTTCTGCGGGCACGATCCGCGGGCGCTTGGCGCCCTGGCCGACGACCGGCTGCTCGGCACCCGCATTCCCGCGCACGGCCCTCGCCTGCTGGCGCGCAAGCTGTGGCTGCGCCACCAGCCGGCCAGCCGCAACCGGGTGCGGATCGACGATGGCGCCTGCCAGGCGCTGGCCTCGCGCGGCGCCTCTCTGCTCCCGGGCGGCGTGACCGGCGTGGAAGGCGATTTCAGCAGCCGCGCCGTGGTCGACCTGGTCAGTGAACAGGGCCGGCGCATCGGCCGCGGGCTGGTGCAGTACCACGCCAGCGACCTGCAGCGCATCGCCGGCTGCCACAGCGAGGAAATCGAAGACGTGCTCGGTTTCCACAATGGCGACACCGTCATCCGCCGCGACGACCTGGTCCTGTTCGACCAAGCCGCTGCCACCCATTAA